The following are from one region of the Methylophilus sp. DW102 genome:
- the glyA gene encoding serine hydroxymethyltransferase — protein MFSFSRNLSVADPALAQMISSEVERQHQHIELIASENYTSPAVMEAQGSQLTNKYAEGYPGKRFYGGCEFVDQVEQLAIDRLKALYGAEYANVQPHSGSQANQAVYFSILKPGDTVMGMNLGHGGHLTHGSPANLSGKLFNIVPYGLNDKEEIDYDEMERIAVECKPKLLIGGASAYALRFDWARMAEIAKKVGAYFMVDMAHYSGLIAAGVYPNPVPHADFVTSTTHKTLRGPRGGIIMAKAEFEKSLNSNVFPSLQGGPLMHVIAGKATAFLEAAQPDFKAYQEQVLKNASIMASTLAARGLRIISGRTESHVFLVDLRPKGLTGKAADAYLGQAHITVNKNAIPNDPESPFVTSGIRIGSPAITTRGFKEAEAEQVANLIADVLDNPESAEVIAATKAKVHALTDQFPVYGK, from the coding sequence ATGTTTAGCTTTTCAAGAAACTTAAGCGTTGCAGACCCGGCCTTGGCCCAAATGATTTCTTCCGAAGTGGAGCGTCAGCATCAGCATATCGAGTTGATTGCTTCAGAAAACTACACCAGTCCAGCGGTGATGGAAGCCCAAGGCTCGCAATTGACGAACAAGTATGCTGAAGGGTATCCAGGCAAACGCTTTTACGGTGGCTGTGAGTTTGTTGACCAGGTTGAACAGCTGGCGATTGACCGACTGAAAGCCTTGTATGGTGCAGAATATGCTAACGTGCAGCCACATTCTGGCTCACAGGCGAATCAGGCCGTGTATTTCTCCATCCTGAAACCAGGCGATACCGTGATGGGCATGAATCTGGGTCACGGCGGGCACCTCACACATGGTTCTCCGGCTAACCTGTCCGGCAAGTTGTTTAATATCGTGCCTTACGGTTTAAACGATAAAGAAGAGATAGACTACGATGAGATGGAGCGTATTGCGGTGGAGTGCAAACCAAAGTTGTTGATTGGGGGTGCTTCTGCGTATGCCTTGCGTTTTGACTGGGCGCGTATGGCTGAAATCGCCAAAAAAGTCGGTGCTTATTTCATGGTCGATATGGCGCACTATTCTGGCCTGATCGCGGCGGGTGTATATCCTAACCCGGTACCGCATGCTGACTTTGTGACTTCAACCACGCACAAGACCTTACGTGGTCCACGTGGCGGTATCATCATGGCTAAGGCCGAGTTTGAAAAATCACTAAACTCCAACGTGTTCCCAAGCTTGCAAGGCGGCCCGTTGATGCATGTCATCGCCGGTAAGGCGACGGCTTTCCTCGAAGCGGCACAGCCAGACTTCAAAGCGTATCAGGAACAGGTATTGAAGAACGCCAGCATCATGGCCAGCACGTTGGCTGCGCGTGGTTTGCGTATTATCTCCGGCCGTACCGAGTCTCATGTGTTCCTGGTAGACCTGCGTCCTAAAGGCTTGACCGGTAAGGCAGCAGACGCTTATCTGGGCCAAGCGCACATTACGGTCAACAAGAATGCGATTCCTAACGACCCCGAGAGCCCGTTTGTGACTTCCGGTATTCGTATCGGTTCGCCTGCGATCACAACGCGTGGCTTTAAAGAAGCCGAAGCCGAGCAAGTGGCTAACCTGATTGCCGATGTGCTGGATAATCCGGAAAGCGCTGAAGTGATTGCGGCCACCAAGGCGAAGGTGCATGCCTTGACCGATCAATTCCCGGTGTACGGTAAATAA
- the nrdR gene encoding transcriptional regulator NrdR, which yields MKCPFCGADDTQVVDSRLNEEGNSIRRRRRCQVCDKRFTTYETAELHLPQVVKQNGTREEFKREKLRLSFTRALHKRPVPTEYVDKALDRIVQKVLGLGAREVPARLLGETVMQELKQMDQVAYIRFASVYRSFSDVDDFHNAIRDLDN from the coding sequence ATGAAATGTCCGTTTTGCGGTGCTGATGATACGCAAGTGGTGGATTCCCGCCTCAATGAGGAAGGGAACTCCATCCGCAGGCGCCGTCGCTGTCAAGTGTGTGACAAGCGCTTTACCACCTACGAAACGGCAGAACTGCATCTGCCACAGGTGGTGAAGCAAAACGGGACGCGCGAAGAGTTCAAGCGCGAAAAATTGCGCCTCTCTTTTACACGCGCTCTGCACAAACGTCCGGTGCCTACTGAATATGTCGATAAAGCACTGGACCGCATTGTTCAAAAAGTGCTCGGTTTGGGCGCGCGCGAAGTGCCTGCGCGGTTGCTGGGTGAAACCGTCATGCAAGAGTTAAAACAAATGGATCAGGTGGCGTACATCCGCTTTGCTTCGGTGTATCGAAGCTTTTCAGATGTGGATGACTTTCATAACGCCATCCGCGATCTGGATAACTGA
- the ribD gene encoding bifunctional diaminohydroxyphosphoribosylaminopyrimidine deaminase/5-amino-6-(5-phosphoribosylamino)uracil reductase RibD, translating into MLHSTQDIQWMTHALRLAVHGLYSTTPNPRVGCVIVKQGQVLGEGAHLKAGEPHAEVHALRAAGEQARGATAYVTLEPCSHFGRTPPCADALVNAGVSRVVVAMQDPNPLVAGNGIARLQAQGIAVTVGVCEAQAKALNPGFILRMTQQRPYIRLKVAASLDGRTALANGVSQWITSPEARKDVHHWRAQSCAVITGISTILQDNASLTVREVKTPRQPLRVILDSQLRIPIDAKVLQDGHALVAYAHGEAAKLEILQVMGVRTLHAPNVQGQVDIAAVMQALTAWPCNEVLVEAGATLNGAFLQSGFVDELLLYYAPKLMGDAARGMFALPAWTQMADIHTLDIMDLRQVGQDIRLQARLKP; encoded by the coding sequence ATGTTACACAGTACTCAAGATATTCAATGGATGACCCATGCCTTGCGCCTGGCGGTGCATGGACTGTATTCGACCACGCCTAATCCGCGTGTCGGTTGTGTCATCGTCAAACAAGGCCAAGTGCTTGGAGAAGGCGCTCACCTCAAGGCGGGGGAGCCCCATGCTGAAGTACACGCCTTGCGCGCCGCTGGCGAGCAGGCAAGAGGTGCAACTGCATATGTGACTCTGGAGCCCTGCAGTCATTTTGGCCGGACGCCCCCCTGCGCCGATGCACTGGTGAATGCCGGTGTGAGCCGGGTCGTGGTTGCCATGCAGGATCCGAATCCTTTGGTTGCTGGCAACGGCATTGCACGTTTGCAGGCACAGGGTATTGCTGTCACGGTTGGGGTTTGCGAAGCGCAGGCCAAGGCGCTGAATCCCGGGTTTATTCTGCGCATGACGCAACAACGCCCTTATATCCGTCTCAAGGTCGCTGCCAGTCTGGATGGCCGCACAGCGTTGGCGAATGGCGTCAGTCAATGGATCACGTCGCCGGAGGCACGGAAAGATGTCCATCACTGGCGTGCGCAAAGTTGTGCAGTGATCACGGGTATCTCTACCATTCTGCAGGATAATGCCTCGCTCACCGTACGTGAGGTGAAGACGCCACGCCAACCGCTACGCGTCATTCTCGATAGCCAGTTACGCATCCCGATAGACGCCAAGGTGTTGCAGGATGGCCATGCGCTGGTGGCGTATGCGCACGGGGAGGCCGCCAAGCTGGAGATATTGCAAGTGATGGGGGTACGTACCCTGCATGCACCGAATGTGCAGGGGCAGGTGGATATTGCTGCCGTCATGCAGGCACTAACGGCCTGGCCTTGTAATGAGGTATTGGTCGAGGCGGGGGCAACGCTGAATGGGGCCTTTTTGCAAAGCGGGTTTGTGGATGAGTTATTGCTGTATTACGCACCCAAGCTAATGGGAGACGCGGCACGCGGCATGTTTGCCCTGCCAGCATGGACGCAGATGGCAGACATACATACGCTGGACATCATGGATCTGCGACAGGTCGGGCAGGATATCCGTCTTCAGGCCAGGCTTAAGCCCTGA
- a CDS encoding TatD family hydrolase, producing MLIDTHCHLDAREFDADREPVWQAALAQGVRAVVIPAVTQASFEPIMAWCARHPQAGFALGWHPMYVSEAPEDALAQLEQTVARVLEGPQAHQLLAIGEIGLDFYLTRENEARQLELYEGQLRIARQFHLPVILHVRGAIDTILKYLRKHALTGGIAHAYNGSKQQAEIFASLGFKLGFGGAMTWPRALKLRQLAAELPVETLVLETDAPDIPPVWLGHQGRNAPDQLKKIAEEMALMRGLEASQLIEMTGKNSVEVLPKIAHLCT from the coding sequence ATGCTGATCGACACCCACTGTCATCTGGATGCCCGTGAGTTTGATGCCGACCGTGAGCCGGTCTGGCAGGCGGCCCTGGCGCAGGGCGTTCGAGCGGTGGTCATCCCGGCCGTGACGCAGGCGAGCTTTGAACCGATTATGGCCTGGTGCGCACGGCATCCGCAAGCCGGATTCGCTCTTGGCTGGCATCCCATGTATGTGTCTGAGGCACCTGAGGATGCGCTGGCGCAGCTCGAGCAAACCGTCGCCAGGGTGCTGGAGGGCCCTCAGGCGCATCAATTGCTGGCGATTGGAGAGATCGGTCTCGACTTCTACCTGACGCGCGAAAATGAGGCCAGACAGCTAGAGCTATATGAAGGACAGTTGCGCATTGCCAGGCAGTTTCATTTGCCTGTGATTTTGCATGTGCGAGGTGCGATAGACACCATCCTCAAATATTTGCGCAAGCATGCGTTAACGGGGGGCATTGCACATGCTTACAACGGCAGCAAGCAACAAGCGGAGATATTTGCCAGTTTGGGATTCAAATTAGGGTTTGGTGGTGCCATGACCTGGCCGCGCGCATTGAAACTGCGTCAGCTTGCTGCAGAGTTGCCTGTGGAAACACTGGTTCTGGAGACCGATGCGCCGGATATTCCGCCGGTTTGGCTGGGGCATCAAGGAAGAAATGCGCCGGATCAATTAAAAAAGATCGCAGAAGAGATGGCCCTGATGCGTGGCTTGGAAGCTTCGCAACTCATTGAAATGACTGGTAAAAATTCTGTAGAAGTTTTGCCAAAAATAGCCCATTTATGCACATGA
- the mtnA gene encoding S-methyl-5-thioribose-1-phosphate isomerase, which yields MRIQSQHFRSIWQQANAVYIIDQTQLPFDFVTVELTSLAQICHAIRHMQVRGAPLIGAAAAYGVALGIQQDASDEHLQAVVKQLIATRPTAVNLAWAAQRMQQTLMPLAVAQRAAAAWLAAQAIADEDVAQNLAIGQHGKALIAEKATVDANQAVNILTHCNAGWLATVDGGTALAPIYAAHDAGLKVHVWVDETRPRNQGASLTAWELAQHGVPHTVIADNAGGHLMQHGQVDLVIVGADRVTSQGDVCNKIGTYLKALAAFDQQIPFYAAVPTPTIDWQIARGAEIEIEMRDADEVAYMQGQTATGDIQTVRVIPRESPALNPAFDVTPARLVTGVITEHGVFAPDQLHALKTHSLGD from the coding sequence ATGCGCATTCAATCCCAACATTTCCGTAGCATTTGGCAACAAGCCAACGCTGTTTATATCATTGACCAGACGCAGTTGCCGTTTGATTTTGTGACGGTGGAATTAACGTCTTTGGCGCAAATATGTCATGCCATCCGCCACATGCAGGTCCGTGGTGCACCCCTCATTGGAGCTGCGGCAGCCTATGGTGTGGCGTTAGGTATTCAGCAGGATGCCAGCGATGAACACTTGCAGGCGGTGGTAAAGCAGCTGATCGCCACGCGACCGACTGCCGTCAATCTGGCCTGGGCGGCACAGCGCATGCAACAGACGTTAATGCCGCTGGCTGTGGCGCAACGCGCAGCTGCCGCTTGGCTGGCGGCACAAGCGATTGCTGATGAGGATGTGGCGCAGAATCTGGCGATTGGCCAGCACGGTAAAGCCTTGATCGCTGAAAAGGCCACGGTGGATGCCAATCAGGCTGTGAATATTTTGACCCATTGCAATGCCGGGTGGTTGGCCACGGTGGATGGCGGGACGGCCTTGGCGCCGATTTACGCCGCGCATGATGCAGGTCTGAAAGTACATGTCTGGGTAGATGAAACGCGGCCACGCAACCAGGGTGCCAGCCTGACCGCCTGGGAGCTGGCGCAACACGGGGTTCCGCATACGGTGATTGCCGATAATGCTGGCGGCCATCTGATGCAGCATGGTCAGGTAGATCTGGTCATCGTCGGTGCAGATCGTGTCACCAGTCAAGGGGATGTCTGCAACAAGATAGGCACCTATTTAAAAGCGCTGGCAGCATTTGATCAGCAAATCCCGTTTTATGCTGCGGTGCCGACGCCGACCATAGACTGGCAGATCGCACGCGGCGCAGAGATCGAGATTGAAATGCGTGATGCGGATGAGGTGGCTTATATGCAAGGGCAGACTGCAACAGGAGACATACAGACGGTCCGGGTGATTCCGCGTGAAAGCCCGGCATTGAATCCGGCGTTTGATGTGACGCCAGCCAGGCTGGTGACAGGGGTGATTACCGAGCATGGGGTGTTTGCCCCAGACCAGTTGCATGCGCTGAAAACGCATAGTCTGGGCGATTAA
- a CDS encoding class II aldolase/adducin family protein → MSKRSPAQQLLYTAQQMALTGLNKGTSGNASVRLETGFLVTPSGVPAEQLHVDSMVHMDWQGRAEAGKNPSSEWRFHLDILQARPEVNAVVHCHSMFATTVACMGHDVPPFHYMIASVGGDNIRCAPYALFGTQALSEVALAALHERKACLLAHHGMIALGKDLSHALAVAVEVENLCEQYWRLLQVGQLRLLTPAQMLEVHAQFKGYGQWRDPV, encoded by the coding sequence ATGAGCAAGCGCTCGCCTGCGCAACAGTTGTTATACACGGCCCAGCAAATGGCCCTGACTGGCCTGAATAAAGGCACCTCTGGCAACGCCAGTGTCCGGCTAGAAACGGGTTTTCTGGTGACGCCTTCTGGCGTGCCGGCAGAACAGCTGCATGTTGACAGCATGGTACATATGGATTGGCAAGGCCGGGCTGAAGCCGGGAAAAACCCCTCCAGCGAATGGCGTTTTCATCTGGATATTTTACAGGCGCGGCCTGAAGTTAATGCGGTTGTGCATTGCCACAGCATGTTTGCGACTACGGTAGCCTGCATGGGGCACGACGTGCCGCCGTTTCATTACATGATTGCCAGCGTGGGTGGAGATAATATCCGTTGCGCGCCCTACGCCTTGTTTGGCACCCAGGCGCTGTCTGAGGTTGCGCTCGCTGCATTGCATGAGCGCAAGGCCTGTTTGCTGGCACATCATGGCATGATTGCGCTTGGCAAGGATTTATCCCACGCACTGGCCGTGGCGGTAGAAGTGGAAAACCTGTGTGAGCAGTACTGGCGACTGTTACAAGTTGGGCAGCTCCGCTTGCTGACGCCTGCGCAAATGCTTGAAGTCCATGCCCAATTTAAAGGCTATGGACAATGGCGTGATCCGGTTTAA
- a CDS encoding arginyltransferase, with the protein MTLPNDAPLQKLQFYVTTAYTCGYLPKKLAQSLIATPQTLVDGRVYSGLIQQGFRRSGKFAYRPHCEHCNACISVRLPVHAFEATRSQQRAFKKHAPLQATIREASYDSEHFALYLTYQQQRHPSSLESAMPQEDEATQYQQFLCQSNVDSVMVEFRDAQQQLKMVSVIDIVMDGLSAVYTFYDTHDKASYGTYSILWQIEWAKQLGLDYLYLGYWIADSQKMAYKQQFQPQEKLIEGVWVR; encoded by the coding sequence ATGACCCTACCTAACGACGCACCCCTGCAAAAATTACAGTTTTATGTGACCACCGCTTACACCTGTGGCTATCTGCCTAAAAAGCTGGCGCAAAGCCTGATTGCCACACCGCAGACACTGGTAGATGGCCGCGTGTATAGCGGACTGATACAGCAGGGCTTTCGCCGCAGTGGCAAGTTTGCTTACCGGCCGCATTGCGAACATTGCAATGCCTGCATTTCGGTCCGTTTACCGGTACATGCGTTTGAAGCCACGCGTAGCCAGCAACGGGCATTTAAGAAGCATGCACCGTTACAGGCCACCATCCGTGAAGCCAGTTATGATTCAGAACACTTCGCCCTGTACCTGACCTACCAGCAACAGCGTCATCCCAGCAGTCTGGAGTCAGCCATGCCGCAAGAAGACGAAGCGACGCAATACCAGCAGTTTTTATGTCAAAGCAATGTAGATAGCGTAATGGTCGAGTTTAGAGATGCACAGCAGCAGCTCAAGATGGTCAGCGTGATTGATATTGTCATGGATGGTCTGTCTGCGGTGTACACGTTTTATGATACGCATGACAAAGCGAGTTATGGCACCTATAGCATCCTCTGGCAAATCGAGTGGGCCAAGCAACTCGGCCTGGACTATTTGTACCTGGGCTACTGGATTGCAGACAGCCAGAAAATGGCTTACAAGCAGCAGTTCCAGCCGCAGGAAAAACTGATTGAGGGCGTATGGGTGCGTTAA
- the aat gene encoding leucyl/phenylalanyl-tRNA--protein transferase, giving the protein MHDNYYPLPGGPVRILAAETPFPNLQQALTEPNGLIAIGGSLTPRRLLSAYKQGIFPWFSPGEPILWWSPDPRMVLFPPALKITRSLRKVIQQQPFELRMNTQFTAVMQACAATPRPGQSGSWITDEMIAAYSELHAMGYAHSMEAWQDGQLVGGCYGVKIGRMFYGESMFHHVSNASKVAFAHLVQWLISQQVGMIDCQMHTPLLASFGAYEIPRDRFIEELTHLVQYDPT; this is encoded by the coding sequence ATGCATGACAATTACTATCCTCTCCCGGGCGGGCCGGTGCGCATTCTCGCAGCAGAGACCCCATTCCCGAACTTGCAGCAGGCGTTGACAGAGCCCAACGGCCTGATCGCCATCGGCGGCAGCCTGACGCCACGACGCCTGTTGAGCGCCTACAAACAAGGGATTTTTCCATGGTTTAGTCCGGGCGAGCCTATCCTCTGGTGGAGTCCGGACCCACGCATGGTGCTGTTTCCACCAGCGCTGAAAATCACCCGCTCTTTGCGCAAGGTCATCCAGCAACAGCCGTTTGAGTTACGCATGAATACGCAATTTACCGCCGTGATGCAGGCTTGTGCTGCCACCCCGCGCCCAGGTCAATCCGGCTCATGGATCACCGATGAAATGATTGCGGCATACAGCGAGTTGCATGCCATGGGCTACGCGCATAGTATGGAAGCCTGGCAAGATGGGCAATTGGTTGGCGGTTGTTATGGGGTCAAGATTGGCCGCATGTTTTATGGTGAAAGTATGTTTCACCATGTCAGCAATGCGTCCAAAGTGGCATTTGCGCATCTGGTGCAATGGTTAATCTCGCAACAAGTCGGTATGATTGATTGTCAGATGCATACACCGTTACTTGCCAGTTTTGGTGCTTATGAAATTCCCAGAGACCGGTTTATCGAAGAGTTAACGCATTTAGTGCAATATGACCCTACCTAA
- a CDS encoding EAL domain-containing protein, translating into MKHYTLFKKILLPLTSLGLLIGLVSFAFIFNAHLNNIETQAQEETQKLSNLLITAKTLVSEHVFSSMALLKQYGSLEGPPNINGTTQILGMDVPNLQFGDTPQTGSTLLVDSVTRIGSGTATIFVKRGGQFLRISTNVKKADGTNAFGTELDPFGKAIVALQKNQAYFGVVDILGESYLSRYEPMQDNHGNLIGAWYVGYKLDFNAIDQAIRQWGFLKKGFVAITDGHGNIRFLTNGLTRLEAETALKDSQHRWTKVTRQVPEWDFQINIVYPTSEAYWSALGTLSPLMIITFILTLVVLIAIVSGLQRFVLNPLGGDPETAKHLLMRIESGDFAEDQTTAAPDSLIANMLKMRRRLREMVSQLQANASRLKVSSSVFDHAHDAIFITDTQGHIIQCNPSFSVITGYAQPEVMGKTPQQLGIAYKQPDLFQSLYDSQHGFQEWQGEVWNRHQQGHEYLVELELSPVLNQAGEFQHYVGLFSDITRAKEQQNMLEHLAYHDVLTQLPNRVLFSSRLQQALHEAESQSTLVAICYIDLDDFKIVNDQYGHEYGDRLLMQLAARLNGLLKPQDTLARLGGDEFAMLLCGLRTANEYARLLKKLLTAIEKPFKVDKFKFSISASIGYTLYPIDRNPPDTLLRHADHAMYHAKTHGGHQCHLFDLASAQQSQQQQALLKDLLHGIQNNHIRLVYQPQVCMQSGEIFCFEALLRWQHPVRGLLYPNDFLTAVEHTNLIVDIGNWVIEESLRQLSEWQSQGLDTQVSVNIAAQHLMHKQFPERLADLFKKYAMIKPQQLHIEITESAAISDFARVNRVIQQCQALGVAFSIDDFGSGYSSLIYLRRLPVNIIKIDQSFIHNMLSDQEDMAVIRGVITLCRDFGRKVVAEGVEKAEQAQILAELGCDYAQGFGISRGIPGHKVIEWTSKHNPFKF; encoded by the coding sequence ATGAAGCACTACACTCTTTTTAAAAAAATCCTTTTACCACTGACCAGCTTGGGGTTGCTGATCGGTCTAGTTTCTTTCGCATTTATTTTTAACGCGCATTTAAACAATATCGAAACCCAGGCTCAGGAAGAAACACAAAAACTGTCCAACCTGTTGATCACGGCGAAAACCCTGGTCAGCGAACATGTATTCTCAAGCATGGCCTTGCTCAAACAATATGGCTCGCTTGAAGGCCCGCCCAATATTAACGGCACGACCCAGATACTGGGAATGGACGTCCCAAACTTGCAATTTGGGGATACCCCTCAAACCGGCAGCACACTACTGGTCGATTCAGTGACACGCATAGGTAGCGGTACCGCCACCATTTTTGTCAAACGTGGCGGGCAGTTTCTGCGCATCTCAACCAACGTCAAAAAAGCGGATGGCACCAATGCTTTTGGCACAGAGCTGGATCCGTTTGGCAAGGCGATTGTCGCACTGCAAAAAAATCAGGCTTATTTTGGCGTGGTAGATATCCTTGGGGAATCGTATCTCTCCCGCTATGAACCCATGCAGGATAATCACGGCAACCTGATTGGGGCCTGGTACGTCGGTTACAAGCTTGATTTTAACGCCATTGACCAGGCGATCCGGCAATGGGGATTTTTGAAAAAAGGCTTTGTGGCCATCACCGACGGACACGGCAATATCCGCTTTTTAACCAATGGACTGACACGCCTGGAGGCAGAAACCGCCCTCAAAGATAGCCAGCACCGCTGGACCAAGGTCACGCGGCAGGTGCCAGAATGGGATTTTCAGATCAATATTGTGTACCCGACCAGTGAAGCTTACTGGTCTGCACTGGGCACACTGTCGCCTTTGATGATCATTACCTTTATCCTGACATTGGTCGTGCTGATTGCCATTGTCAGCGGCTTGCAGCGCTTTGTGTTGAACCCCTTGGGCGGCGATCCCGAGACAGCCAAGCATTTATTGATGCGGATTGAAAGCGGCGACTTTGCCGAAGACCAAACCACGGCAGCCCCCGACAGCCTGATCGCCAACATGCTTAAAATGCGCAGACGCCTGCGTGAAATGGTGAGCCAGCTGCAGGCCAATGCCAGCCGGCTAAAGGTCTCTTCCAGCGTGTTTGACCATGCCCATGATGCAATTTTCATTACCGACACCCAGGGGCATATCATTCAGTGCAACCCCTCCTTCAGCGTGATTACAGGCTATGCACAACCTGAAGTCATGGGTAAAACTCCGCAACAACTAGGCATCGCCTATAAGCAACCAGACCTGTTCCAGTCCTTGTATGACAGCCAGCATGGCTTTCAGGAGTGGCAGGGCGAGGTCTGGAACCGTCATCAACAAGGTCATGAGTATCTGGTAGAACTCGAATTGTCGCCAGTGCTCAACCAGGCGGGCGAATTTCAGCATTATGTCGGCCTCTTCTCAGACATTACGCGCGCCAAAGAGCAACAAAACATGCTTGAGCATCTGGCTTATCATGATGTGCTGACGCAACTGCCTAACCGCGTGTTGTTTTCGAGCCGATTGCAACAAGCGCTACACGAAGCCGAAAGCCAGTCGACGCTGGTGGCCATTTGTTATATTGACCTGGATGACTTCAAAATCGTCAATGACCAATACGGCCACGAATACGGTGACCGTTTGCTCATGCAACTGGCAGCCCGACTGAATGGCCTGCTCAAACCGCAAGATACCCTGGCCAGGCTCGGAGGCGATGAATTTGCAATGTTGTTGTGCGGACTACGGACGGCCAACGAATATGCACGACTGCTCAAAAAGTTGCTGACGGCGATTGAAAAACCGTTCAAGGTAGATAAATTCAAGTTTTCCATTTCAGCCAGCATTGGCTATACGCTATACCCGATAGACCGCAACCCGCCAGACACCTTGCTACGGCATGCCGACCATGCCATGTACCATGCCAAAACGCATGGTGGGCATCAATGCCATTTGTTTGACCTGGCGTCTGCGCAGCAATCCCAGCAACAGCAAGCGTTGCTCAAGGACTTGCTGCATGGCATCCAAAACAACCATATCCGCCTGGTTTACCAACCGCAAGTCTGTATGCAGTCTGGTGAAATTTTCTGTTTTGAGGCTTTGCTGCGCTGGCAGCATCCGGTGCGCGGACTGCTCTACCCTAACGACTTCCTGACTGCGGTCGAACATACCAATCTGATTGTGGACATTGGTAACTGGGTGATAGAAGAAAGCCTGCGCCAATTGAGCGAGTGGCAAAGCCAGGGCTTGGACACACAAGTCTCCGTCAACATCGCCGCCCAGCATTTAATGCATAAGCAGTTTCCGGAACGATTGGCTGACTTGTTTAAAAAGTATGCCATGATCAAGCCGCAACAGCTGCATATCGAGATCACAGAAAGTGCTGCCATCAGCGATTTTGCCCGCGTCAACCGCGTCATCCAGCAATGCCAGGCGCTGGGCGTTGCATTCTCGATTGATGATTTTGGCTCAGGCTACTCCTCGCTGATTTACTTACGCCGCCTGCCAGTCAACATCATTAAAATTGATCAGTCCTTTATCCATAACATGTTAAGTGACCAGGAAGACATGGCGGTGATCCGTGGCGTGATTACGCTCTGCCGCGACTTCGGCCGCAAGGTGGTGGCTGAAGGCGTCGAAAAAGCCGAGCAGGCGCAGATTCTGGCCGAACTGGGCTGCGACTATGCCCAAGGGTTTGGCATCTCGCGTGGCATCCCCGGCCATAAGGTTATAGAATGGACGAGCAAGCACAATCCGTTTAAGTTCTAG